Proteins found in one Pelobates fuscus isolate aPelFus1 chromosome 10, aPelFus1.pri, whole genome shotgun sequence genomic segment:
- the LOC134574837 gene encoding oocyte zinc finger protein XlCOF7.1-like, translated as MVVKKPNQSVTQSISPILSQGSKSILSPPRSLIRESNNDKKILELTNQIIHLLTGEVPIRCEDVTVYFSMEEWEYLEGHKDLYNDMMIEYHQILHSLGKSVPDGFHALLSVPNYGAKDEAVIKKYDSEKCLKFNKPRKKPTKSVTYVSQGSPIYGDGKFTNTDDNEITEHRVTHSPHSMEKSVSCEEVNTTETDIHTPTERTQTENPSTPIKEESSSCEGHFPDLDIHTSTEPTQTEYLLTPIKEEPTSYEEAHFNAMDPYASTENTQAEYTSTQIKEETVLHDQGNCNVTERTLMEDAFTYIEGYLNSPRIPSKKYLSEYRNLDYINHNLIKSPIYRHRPKGFCKNSALVKHHSVCTENKPASSETGKVILSESDLILHEKNHRENKHLSCSGSGDHFLNLFKHQSIHTGEQLFSCLECGKSFNVRHTLLRHQRIHTGEKPFKCTECGKCFNLKHNLTTHQKIHTGEKPFICSECGKCFNKKSSLIRHQKVHTGEKQFKCTECTRSFSLKRNLIAHQRIHTGDLSINMQ; from the exons ATGGTAGTGAAGAAGCCTAATCAGTCTGTCACACAGAGCATCAGCCCCATTTTGTCACAAGGCTCCAAAAGTATTCTCTCCCCACCTCGTTCACTGATCCGTGAGAGTAACAATGACAAGAAGATCCTGGAACTGACCAATCAGATCAtccacctgctgactggagag gttcctaTAAGGTGTGAGGATGTCACTGTCTATTTCTCCATGGAGGAGTGGGAGTATCTAGAAGGACACAAAGATCTCTATAACGACATGATGATAGAGTATCACCAGATCCTCCACTCACTGG GTAAATCTGTACCCGATGGATTCCATGCCCTTCTTTCTGTGCCCAATTATGGAGCCAAAGATGAAGCTGTGATTAAAAAGTATGATTCAGAAAAATGTCTGAAATTCAACAAACCAAGAAAAAAACCAACTAAATCAGTAACATATGTGTCACAAGGATCGCCTATATATGGTGATGGAAAATTCACAAACACGGACGACAACGAAATTACAGAACATAGAGTGACGCATTCTCCTCATTCTATGGAGAAATCAGTTTCATGTGAAGAAGTAAATACGACAGAGACTGACATTCATACACCCACAGAACGTACACAGACAGAAAATCCATCTACTCCTATTAAAGAGGAATCGTCCTCATGTGAGGGACATTTCCCAGACCTGGACATTCATACATCCACAGAGCCTACACAGACTGAGTACTTACTTACCCCTATTAAGGAAGAGCCAACATCATATGAAGAGGCACATTTCAATGCTATGGACCCTTATGCATCCACAGAAAATACACAGGCAGAATATACATCCACTCAAATTAAGGAGGAAACAGTATTACATGACCAGGGAAATTGTAATGTTACAGAACGTACATTGATGGAGGATGCATTTACTTATATTGAAGGATATTTAAATTCACCGAGGATTCCTTCTAAGAAATACTTATCGGAATATAGAAATCTGGATTATATTAATCATAACTTAATTAAATCTCCCATATACAGACATAGACCAAAAGGTTTTTGCAAAAATTCTGCACTTGTAAAACATCATTCTGTTTGTACAGAAAACAAGCCGGCTTCTTCGGAAACAGGAAAAGTCATCTTATCTGAGTCTGATCTCATTCTACATGAGAAGAATCACAGAGAAAATAAACATTTGTCATGTTCTGGAAGTGGGGAtcactttttaaatctttttaaacaTCAGAGCATTCACACAGGGGAACAGCTGTTCTCATGCTTAGAATGTGGGAAGTCATTTAACGTAAGGCATACTCTTCTTAGGCATCAGAGGATTCACACGGGTGAGAAACCATTTAAATgcactgaatgtgggaaatgttttaactTGAAGCATAATCTTACAACGCATCAGAAAATTCACACTGGAGAAAAACCATTTATATGCAgtgaatgtgggaaatgctttAACAAAAAGTCTAGTCTCATTAGGCATCAGAAGGTTCATACAGGAGAAAAACAATTTAAATGCACTGAATGTACAAGGTCTTTTAGCCTAAAACGCAATCTTATTGCGCATCAGAGGATTCACACAGGTGATTTATCCATTAACATGCAGTAG